Below is a genomic region from Macaca thibetana thibetana isolate TM-01 chromosome 1, ASM2454274v1, whole genome shotgun sequence.
gacctcgtgatccgtctgcctcggcctcccgaagtgctgggattacaggcgtgaggcaccgcacccgaCCCATATTCACTATTTATAAATTagagagaataagaaaatcaaaaagaccaggtgtagtgactcacacctgtaatcccagcactttgggaagccaaggcaagaggattgcttgaacccaggagtttgagaccagcctgggcaacatggtgagaccctgtctctacaaaaaatacaaaaattagctgggcgttgtggtgagcacctgtagtcccaacttcttaggaggctgaggcaggaggatcacctgaggccaaggaagttgagagtgcagtgagctgtgatcataccactgtacttcagcctggacaacagagtgagaccctatcccaaaaaaagaaaatagaaaagaaaatcaaggggAAGCAAAATCAGTCAGTCTCACTACCTCAAGATACCCTCTATAAGTTGGTATTTTCGTGTGGTTCCTATCGTTTTCTACGTCAGTTCTCTGAATTGAGCAAAATCTTTGGGCTGTCAAACCTGAAATCCCCTTTACTTCCTTGGAAACCCTGTAGCATTAGTCCAGACATGTCCCTACTCCTCCTTGTGGCAAAAGAGAAGAATCTCATCTTTGGTCCCCAGAGTTCTGGCCTAAGCCTCCCTCTAGGAGGGAAGATGAGTGTTCAGACACTCAGGGTACCTGGGGGAGACACAGGCCTGTGAAATTATCCTAGCTCAACTATTAGGCGGGCAGAATCCCAGTGAAAGGAGCCGTACCCGAGGCCCATCTAAGCTTTGGCTAGGAGTGGGGCAGATAAGCAGGAATCCATCCCTGTAGGCTCAACGCCAACACCCTTTGGTGAAACTCCTGATGAAACTTGAGGCCAGGGCCCCAGCAAGCAGGGAAAGAAGGTTGGCAACAGAGGTCTCCATCTGAGGACTCTGCCAGGGGTCAGAGGTGGGGTAATGGTCAAAAGGAAggaagtggctcatgcccataatcccagcagtttgggaggctgaggcaggagaattgcttgagcccaggagtttgagacctgcctgggcaatgtagtgagatcctgtctctatttaaaaaaaaaaaaaaaaaaaggaaggaacaggGAAACTTCTGAGAGACAGGCTGGGGGAGGCATCACGTAGCTGGGATTGCTGCCCCATAAAACAGAATGGTATGTGTCACTGCCACCTCCCTTTCTCAGTCCTCTCTCTCCCCAGGTTGCTAGCGTCCCCCCTGGGGGATCAAACTGGACTGCTTCCCAGCCTCAGACAGAGAGCAGTCTGAGTCAGGCAGGAAAGTGGGACAGCCGGGGAGTTGGACCCCACCCTCTGTGAACCCCACTGGTACCTGATGGCATGTGGCTTGGAGAGGGCAAGTGACCTGGTGTGGAGGGCCAGAGGGTAAATCCTCAAACAAGTGGCAACAGGCCACCAACTTGAAAGGGAAAATTGTGTAGTGATGGGAAATGTGTCCAACAAACCTACTGGGTGACTAATTACAAAGGCTGGGCTGGAGCGTCAGAGGCTGCTTGTTAAACACTTCATTAAGTGGCACTCTGAAAGCTGCCACCTGCGCATTCTGGGAGCTCACAGGGGACCCTGAGGGGGAGTGAGGCCTGAGGGATGGAACCATCTTCAGGTAGATTGAGAAAGAGCCTGGATCTCACTTCCAAACACAGCCTGGGGCTCATAGGTCAGAGACTTCAACGGGAGAAAAGCTAAAGGAAGCAGGGTGCAGAAAGGAGTTTCAGGGAAGTGGTGgctatgtgactttgagcaaatctCACCCCTCTCTGAGACTTAGTGTTCCCATCTCTGTGGTCCTGTGTGTGTCACAGAGACACAGTGGGGATTAAATTCGATGGTGAATATGAAAGTGCTTGGGAAACTCTATGGCCCTACCTAAACATGAGTTATCCTCACCTGAATCAAGGGGAGAAGTTACCTGGCAGGATTAGGAACCCCATCCTCCTGAACCTTTATGGGCTCTGTCGAGGCAGAAGCAGCCAGGGGCTAAAGCCGCCCTTAGCCTCTGTAAGGGCGCTGTGAAGGAGGATCTGATTTGAGAAGCCAGGCAGTTTCCTGATGTGAGCAGCCATATGATGCCAGCCCCGAACAAGAGGGGGCAGCCTAGAGCCTGGAAAGGTGCCTGTGCAGGTGGGGCCCACGCCCAGATTTCTTCTGCTGACTGTTCTGATGACTCACCCCCACATCCCAGCCTTTTTACCTTTACTGCAGAGCCGGAAAGGgtgtgggaggagaggagagggaggcaggtCTTGGGCCCTGGTCCCGCCCCCTGCTCCTCCCCACCCTTCTCTGGGCCTGGCCACCCAGCCAAAAGGCAGGCCAAGAGCAGGAGAGGCACAGAGTCCGGCATTGGTCCCAGGCAGCAGTTAGCCCGCCGCCCGCCTGTGTGTCCCCAGAGCCATGGAGAGAGCCAGTCTGATCCAGAAGGCCAAGCTGGCAGAGCAGGCCGAACGTTATGAGGACATGGCAGCCTTCATGAAGGGCGCCGTGGAGAAAGGTGAGGAGCTCTCCTGCGAAGAGCGAAACCTGCTCTCAGTAGCCTACAAGAATGTGGTGGGCGGCCAGAGGGCTGCCTGGAGGGTCCTGTCCAGTATTGAGCAGAAAAGCAACGAGGAGGGCTCGGAGGAGAAGGGCCCCGAGGTGCGTGAGTACCGGGAGAAGGTGGAGACTGAGCTCCGGGGCGTGTGCGACACCGTGCTGGGCCTGCTGGACAGCCATCTCATCAAGGAGGCTGGGGACGCGGAGAGCAGGGTCTTCTACCTGAAGATGAAGGGCGACTACTACCGCTACTTGGCCGAGGTGGCCACTGGTGACGACAAGAAGCGCATCATCGACTCAGCCCGGTCAGCCTACCAGGAGGCCATGGACATCAGCAAGAAGGAGATGCCGCCCACCAATCCCATCCGCCTGGGCCTGGCCCTGAACTTTTCCGTCTTCCACTACGAGATCGCCAACAGCCCCGAGGAGGCCATCTCGCTGGCCAAGACCACTTTCGATGAGGCCATGGCTGATCTGCACACCCTCAGCGAGGACTCCTACAAAGACAGCACCCTCATCATGCAGCTGCTGCGAGACAACCTGACGCTGTGGACGGCCGACAACGCCGGGGAAGAGGGGGGCGAGGCTCCCCAGGAGCCCCAGAGCTGAGTGTTGCCCACCACCGCcccgccctgccctgcccccttcAGTCCCCCACCCTGCCGAGAGGACTAATATGGGGTGGGAGGCCCCACCCTTCTCCCCCAGGCGCTGTTCTTACTCCAAACGGCTCCGTGGAGAGGGACTGGCAGAGCTGAGGCCACCTGGGGCTGGGGATCCCACTCTTCTTGCAGCTGTTGAGCGCACCTAACCACTGGTCACGACCCCAGCCCTGCTCTCCGCACCGCTTCCTCCCGACCCCAGGACCAGGCtacttctcccctccctcttgcCTCACTCCTGCCCCTGCTGCCTCTGGTCGTAGGAATTGAGGAATGTCCCGCCTTGTGGCTGAGAACTGGACAGTGGCAGGGGCTGgagatgggtgtgtgtgtgcgcgcgcgcgcgagCCAGTGCAAGACCGACATTGAAGGAAAGCATGTCTGCTGGGTGTGACCATGTTTCCTCTCAATAAAGTTCCCCTGTGACACTCCTCCTGTCTCTCTCCAGTTCTTGGCGATGGGTTGGGAGTGGAACTGGAATCTGATTTAGAGATCCTGACTTTCGACCTCTGAGTTAGGGCCCTGACCTCCCTGGGTGGCTCAGTGACCTGCACGCAAGACTTTGAGTCCAGGTGAGGCCGGGGTCCGGCTGTCTCCATCAGGGCGGCCCCAGTCAAACTGGATGGGACCGGGAGGGTCAGGTGAACCCACAGGAGGCGCCGAGCCTCCTCTGCAGGGCCGAGGGGAGGTGAGTGGGAGCCGCAGCGCGGGAGGCTGACGAGCTCAGGTGGAGCGGGACAGGAAATAGTGAAGTCTCCGGCATGAGATCTAAGGACAGCGCTGCAGTAGTGAGCGGCACTGAGCACCCGATTTACAGGCGGGTCACAGTCTCATCAAGGGCTCAGATCTCAGCGGAGGGAAGTACGATTTGAGGCAGGGGTACAGTGCCGCCATAAAAGCCCAGATCTTAGGAGAGGGTCACGTCCCAAAGAGTTCGGAAATGGAGACAAAAGGAAACGGGCTGGTGGGGAGGAAGGACGAGCTGGGTGGGAATGGCCGCTGGGAGCGTTGCCTGCCGAGCCCGCCGCCTCCGCTCTCTGCAGCCAGCAACACGCCGGAACCTGCGGCCGCATTGCTCGGTCTCGCCTTCACAGCCAGGACTGGAGGCGGGGCCCGAGGCTCTGCCACCCAATCACAGGAGGGAGCTGCCCCAGGGTACCACCCCGGGGGGCCCGACGAGCCAATGGGAAACTGAGCGGCGGACCGCGCGCGGCGAGTTTCCCGCCGCCCGCCAGGCCTGGCGGACGCCACAACTAGCTGACTGACTGAGCGGCGCCCCCGCCGCCTGCTGAGCGCCGAGGGGCGGCGCTTTCCCGGTTTCACTCAGACAAGTTGTCACCCGTCTGGCCCGAGAGCTGGGAACCCTCTAGAGCAGCGGGACGAGGCAGGATAGCAAAATGCAGTGCCCGCCCGTTGAGTCATCAGCTCACCCGGCTGGGCCTGGGCCGGGCTGGCGGCGGGGTCGGCTGGAAAAAGGCCGCCAAGATGCCCCCACCACACTCCGGAGTCCAGGCAGCCCTGGACCTGTCGCCGAGAGGCTTGGATTGTGTCcctggctggctggctgtgcGACCTTGGAAAAGCCGTTATAcatccctgggcctcagtttccctcttgtATCATAAGGGACTTGGACTAAAGGCTAAcacaaataggccgggcgcggtggctcacgcttgtaatccctgcactttgggaggccgaggcgggcggatcacgaggtcaggatatcgagaccatcctggctaacacggtgaaaccccgtctctactaaaaatacaaaaaattagccgggcgcggtggcgggcgcctgtagtcccagctactcgggaggctggggcaggagaatggcgcgaacccgggaggcggagcttgcagtgagccgagatggtgccactgcactccagcctgggcgacaaagtgaagactccgcctcaaaaaaaaaaaaaaaaaaaaaggctaacacAAGAGTGAACATTTGCGGttttggcctggcgcagtggctcacgcctgtaatcccagcactttgggaggccgaggtgggcggatcacgaggtcaggagatcgagaccatccaggctaaaacagtgaaaccccgtctctactaaaaatacaaaaaattagctgggcgtggtggtgggcgcctgtagtcccagctactcgggaggctgagacagaagaatggcgtgaacccgggaggcggagcttgcagtgagccgagatcgtgcctgcagtccagcctgggcaacagagtgagactctgtcccccccccacctccaccccccaaaaaaagaaagagaaatttgcGGTTTTGGACTCAGACGGCCTGGGTTTGACTCCCAGCCTGCCTTGACCAAGGCTCTTAATCTTGCTTATCTTTGTGTCCTCATTTATAAACAGGGGAACTGAAAAGCAGTACCTTCCTTTTACAGTTGCTGTAAAGTAACCCACAGGAACAGGCTcaacaaatttagtttttttctttttctttttttttttttttagacagagtcttgcgctgttgcccaggctggagtgcagtggcacgatctcggctcactgcaagctccgcctcctgggctcacgccgttctcctgtctcagcctcccgagtagctgggacgacaggcgcccaccaccacgcccggctaattttttgtatttttagtagagatggggtttcaccgtgttagtcagatggtctcgaactcctgacctcaggtgatccgcctgtctcggcctcccaaagtgctgggattacaggagtgagcaccACTccaggccattttttttttttttttctttttgagacagggtcgggTTCCCTCACCCGGGTGcgacagtggcgtgatctcagctagAGCttctggtcttaagtgatcctccagccccagcctcctagtagctgggactacaggggactgccaccacacccagctaattttttatttttttatttatttttttattttttttttgagacggagtctcacgctgttgcccaggctggagtgcagtggcgcgatctcggctcactgcaagctccgcctcctgggttcaggccattctcctgcctcagcctcctgagtagctaggactacaggtgcccgccaccgcgcccggctaattttttgtatttttagtagagacggggtttcactgtggtctcgatctcctgaccttgtgatccgcccgcctcggcctcccaaagtgctgggattacaggcttgagccaccgcgcccggccttattttattttttgagacgttgtctcgctctgtcacccaggctggagtgcagtggcccgatctgggctcgctgcaagctccgcctcccgggttcacgccattctcctgcctcagcctcctgagtagctgggactacaggcgtctgccaccacgcccggctaattttttgtatatttagtagagacggggtttcaccgtgttagccaggttggtctcgatctcccgacctcgtgatccacccacctcagcctcccaaagtactgggtacaggcgtgagccaccccacctggccttattatttctttttttagacagagtctcgctctgttgcccaggctagagtgcagtggtacaatcttggctcactgcaacctccgcgttcagggttcaagcgattctcctgcctcagcctccttagcagctgggattacaggcatgcaccagcatgcccagctaattttttgtatttttagtagagacggggtttcaccatgttgatgaggctggtctcgaactcctgaccttgtgatccacccaccttggcctcccaaaatgctgggattacaggcatcagccaccacgcctggcctattttttattttttttattttttatttttgagacagggtctggctctgtcaccccaggctgacagtggtgcgatctcagctcacggcaacctcgaGCTtttggtctcaagcgatcctcccacctcagcctcctggtaggtgggactacaggtgcctgccactgcacccagctaattttttgttttatttttagtagagacaaggtttcaccatgttggccaggctggtctcaaactcctgggctcaagcgatcctcctgccttggccccaaagtgctagggttacaggcttgtgccacctcacccagcctcaaATGTCAGCTATTAAGGAATCCTTCCAGCTTCAGTAAGTCTAGGATTTGGCCAGCATTTTTATGCCCAAAGCAGCATAATGAGGCAGGCCCAGTCCTGAGGAGCAGCCTTATTGCCAAAGCTGACCTGCATGCCTGCTGAGCCCCTGATAATGCTGCCCTCACATCAGGTGGTCACTCTTCCACCTGGCAAGATACAGCTGAGCCCAGGGTCCAAGCTTGGCTATACCTATGGGACTCAAAACTGAAGAGCTTTGTCAGA
It encodes:
- the SFN gene encoding 14-3-3 protein sigma — protein: MERASLIQKAKLAEQAERYEDMAAFMKGAVEKGEELSCEERNLLSVAYKNVVGGQRAAWRVLSSIEQKSNEEGSEEKGPEVREYREKVETELRGVCDTVLGLLDSHLIKEAGDAESRVFYLKMKGDYYRYLAEVATGDDKKRIIDSARSAYQEAMDISKKEMPPTNPIRLGLALNFSVFHYEIANSPEEAISLAKTTFDEAMADLHTLSEDSYKDSTLIMQLLRDNLTLWTADNAGEEGGEAPQEPQS